One window of Mycobacteriales bacterium genomic DNA carries:
- a CDS encoding RNA polymerase sigma factor — MTPAPATPAEETAVDKATPAESQPAGTKRSNRDRGALAVVPGAEPAVEAEEPSENELVDEEEDEEEAPEAFAEADAGISTDLVRAYLKEIGKVALLNAEQEVELAKRIEAGLFAAEKLRQAAAGKGRKPSKTMYRDLEWLTADGQRAKDHLLEANLRLVVSVAKRYTGRGMAFLDLIQEGNLGLIRAVEKFDYTKGYKFSTYATWWIRQAITRAMADQARTIRIPVHMVEQINKLTRIQRQMLQDLGREPTPDELAAELDMTPDKVLEIQGYARDPVSLELQVGDEGDSQLGDFIEDADAPVASEVVSFGLLQEQLQEVLGTLPAREAAVVALRFGLTDGQPRTLDEIGKEFGLTRERIRQIEAKTLSKLRHPSRSQKLRDYLD, encoded by the coding sequence GTGACCCCCGCCCCCGCTACCCCGGCAGAGGAGACCGCCGTGGACAAGGCCACGCCGGCGGAGAGCCAGCCGGCCGGGACCAAGCGCAGCAACCGTGACCGCGGTGCCCTCGCGGTCGTACCCGGAGCTGAGCCCGCGGTCGAAGCCGAAGAGCCCAGCGAAAACGAGCTGGTCGACGAGGAAGAGGACGAGGAGGAGGCCCCGGAGGCCTTCGCCGAGGCCGACGCGGGCATATCCACCGACCTGGTCCGCGCATACCTCAAGGAGATCGGCAAGGTAGCCCTGCTCAACGCCGAGCAGGAAGTCGAGCTCGCCAAGCGGATCGAGGCCGGGCTGTTTGCCGCGGAAAAGCTGCGACAGGCCGCCGCCGGCAAAGGTCGCAAGCCCTCGAAGACGATGTACCGGGACCTCGAGTGGCTCACCGCTGACGGCCAGCGGGCCAAGGATCATCTACTGGAAGCGAACTTGCGCCTCGTCGTCTCGGTCGCCAAGCGGTACACGGGCCGCGGGATGGCTTTCCTCGACCTGATCCAGGAAGGCAACCTCGGCCTGATCCGCGCCGTGGAGAAGTTCGACTACACCAAGGGCTACAAGTTCTCCACCTACGCCACCTGGTGGATCCGCCAGGCGATCACGCGGGCCATGGCCGACCAGGCTCGCACGATCCGGATCCCCGTGCACATGGTCGAACAGATCAACAAGCTGACCCGGATCCAGCGCCAGATGCTCCAGGACCTCGGTCGGGAGCCGACCCCGGACGAGCTCGCCGCCGAGCTCGACATGACCCCGGACAAGGTGCTGGAGATCCAGGGATACGCGCGTGACCCGGTAAGCCTCGAGCTCCAGGTGGGTGACGAAGGTGACTCCCAGCTCGGCGACTTCATCGAGGACGCCGATGCGCCGGTCGCCTCGGAGGTGGTCTCCTTCGGGCTGCTCCAGGAGCAGCTCCAGGAGGTTCTCGGCACGCTGCCGGCCCGCGAGGCCGCCGTCGTGGCACTGCGCTTCGGACTTACCGACGGCCAGCCGCGCACCCTCGACGAGATCGGGAAGGAGTTCGGGCTGACCCGGGAGCGGATCCGCCAGATCGAGGCCAAGACGCTCTCCAAGCTGCGACACCCGTCCCGATCGCAGAAGCTGCGCGACTACCTCGACTGA